A segment of the Rhodothermales bacterium genome:
ATCATGCGCGTGGACCTCGACAAGCCGCTGGCCTCCGGAGAAACGGTGCAGTTCGAGATCGACTGGTCCTTCCCCATCCCGGACGACGGCCGCGGGGCGAAGGAACGGGTGAAGGACGGCTGGCTCTACGAAATGGCCCAGTGGTTTCCCCGCATGAGCGTCTATGACGACGTCAACGGCTGGCAGACCGAGCAGTTTTACGGCCAGGGCGAGTTCTACCTGAACTTCGGCAACTACGACGTGAAGCTGACCGTGCCGTGGAACCACATCGTCGAGGCCACCGGCATGCTTCAGAATCCCGAAGAGGTGCTGACCAAGACGCAGCGCGACCGCCTCGAAAAGGCGTATCAGAGCCAGGAGCCCGTATTCATCGTGCGGCCGGAGGAGGTCATGACCCCCGAAAGCCGGCCCAAGCAGCGCGGCACGCTGACGTGGCACTTCAAGGCCGAGAACGTGCGCGACTTCGCCTGGGTGTCGTCGAAGACCTATGTGTGGGACGCCGCCGGCTACACCTACCGGCCCGGCCAGACGCCCATCCACCTGCACTCGCTCTACCCCCGCGACGCGATGCCGCTGTGGGATAAGGTCTCCACCCGCGCCATCGCCGTCACGATGGAGTCCTACGGCAAGATGTCGCTCGAATACCCCTACCCCAAGGCGGCCAACATCCACGGCCCGGTCTTCGGGATGGAGTATCCGATGATCGCCTTCTGCGGCGCCCGGCCCCAGCCCGACGGCACGTATTCCGACGCCGTGGAACGGGCCCTGATCGGGGTGACCATCCATGAAGTGGGCCACAACTGGTTCCCCATGATCGTCGCCTCCGACGAGCGGAAATGGACCTGGATGGATGAAGGGCTCAACTCCTTCCTCCAGTACTACGGCGAACAGACGTACGCGACCAACTTCAAGAACACGCCGATCTGGACCCAGACGACGGACGGCACCTTCCCCAGCCGGCGCGGCCCCGCGAAGAACATCGTCGACTACATGCGCGACGAGCGGCAGGTGCCGATCATGACGGAGTCGGACATCATCCAGAACAACTTCGGCAACAACGGCTACTCCAAGCCGGCCGCCGGCCTGTTCATGCTGCGTGAACACATCCTCGGCCCCGAGACCTTCGACGACGCGTTCCGCAAGTACTCCGAGAAATGGGCGTTCAAACATCCCCAGCCGGCCGATTTCTTCCGGTCGCTCGAGGAGACCGCCGGCGAAAACCTGTCCTGGTTCTGGCGCGGGTGGTTCTACACGACCTACGCCAACGACCAGGCCATCGCCAGCGTGAGCGAACAGGCTTCCGACGACTTGCTGGGCAACAGCGACCGCGGCCAGCATTACTACCGCATCGAAGTGAAAAACGACGGACAGCTGATCATGCCGGTCGAACTCGAAGTCACCTACGACGACGGCACGACCGAGCGGTTCGACATGCCGGCCGACGTCTGGCGCTCGAATGAGAACAGCTTCAAGAAAGGCTTCTTCTCCAACAAAAAAGTCGCGCGCGTCGTGCTCGACCCCGACGAAGCGTTTGCGGACATCGACCGCGAGGACAACGTCTGGGAAGCGCCGGAAGTGACGCCGCCTGCCGAACAGTCGAACGACTGACGACCCTCATGAAGCACCGCTTCATCCCCCTCCTGCTGACCCTGCTCGCCGGCGGCATCCTGATTGCCGCCGGCCTGCCGGAGTCGCGCCACGAATTCCACGTGTCCTATGCCCGCCTCGCCATCGAAGGCCGGACGGGCATGATGCAGATTCGCCTGTTCAAGGACGACCTGGAATCGGGGCTGCGCCAGCGATTCGACCGCCCGGACCTCACCCTCCGCGCGGACCCGGAAATGGATTCGCTCTTCAGCCTGTACCTGAACGAAAAACTGGTGCTGAGCATGGGCGACGCCGTCGTGAAGGGCGCGCTGGTGTCGAGCGGTGAGGAAATGCAAAACGGCATCCCGGTCTGGTGGTACACGATCATGTACGAAGCGCCGGCGGACTTCTCGACGATGCACATCCAGCATGACGTCTTGCTGGAGATGTTCGAGGATCAGAAAAACGTCTTCCGCGTCAAGCATTTTCCAAGCGAACAGGAATGGTCGCTTTACTTTGTCGCGGGCGACTCGGATTATGATCTTTCGCTCGGCTAAATCTACCGCAGCCCCACCGACGTCCGACCGGTTTTCGCATGCCTGCACCACAGGGTCCGCCACCCAGCCTACGCGCCAACGCCCTCGATCCGAAGGCGCTTGAAGCCCAGCTGCTGACCGAGCGGAAAAAGCTGGTGCTCGTGCAGGAAGTGGGACGCGCCCTGTCTTCCGGCATCGACCTGGAAGCGCTCCTCGAACTCATCATGGAGAACATCACGCTCCTGATGGAAGCCGATCGGAGCACGCTCTATATCCTCTCCGACGACCGCACGTCCCTCTGGTCGCGGCTGGCCCAGGGCGATGAGGCGATGAAAATCCAGCTGAAGGTGGGCGAAGGCATCGCCGGCTGGGTGGTGGCTACCGGCGAGACGCTCAACATCCCGGATGCGTACAACGACGCGCGGTTTCAGCCGGCCTTCGACAAAAAGACGGGGTATCGGACGCAGACCATCCTCTGCATGCCGATGCACAACCACGAGGGCGATACGATCGGCGCCGTCCAGGTGCTCAACAAGCGCGACGGCACGTTCGACGCCGGCGACGAATCCCTCCTCGGCGCGCTGGCCAGCCAGGCCGCCATCGCCATCGAGAACACGAAGCTCAACGAGTCGCTCGTCAACAAGAACATCGCCCTCTCGCGCGCGCAGCGCGAACTGGAACAGCGAAGCCGCGAAATCAACGTGCTCTATGCGATCGAACGCGAGATGCACGCCGCGCACGACCTCGACGAACTGCTCGACCGCATCCTGAAGGAAGCCATCGCCGCCGTGGGCGCCGAGGCCGGCTCCGTCGCCCTCCGCTCCCGCACCCAGGGCGACCTCCGTTTCCACACGACGGCCGGCGAGCATGAGGACCGCGTCATCCGGCAACGCATCCCGATGGGCGTGGGCATCATCGGATGGGTGGCGGCGCGCGGCGAACCGGCCCTCGTCAACGACCCCGAAAACGACGACCGGGTGGCGCACGCGTTTGCCGATGAAGTCGGCGCCCGCCCCCGCAACCTCCTCTGCGTCCCGCTCATCCTGGGGGACGAGACGGTCGGGGCCCTGGAGCTGATGGACAAGAAGGAGCCTACGACCCGCGAGGACGGCGCGTGCAAGGGGTTCGACGAGGACGACCAGAGGCTGCTGCAGCTCATCGCCGGCCAGGCCTCCCGCTCGATCCAGCTCGCGCGCGCTAAAATGGACCGGGAAAACGAAAACCGGCTCGCCACCATCGGGCAGATGATGGCCGGCGTCATGCACGATCTGAAGACGCCCATGACTATCGTGTCGTGGTACGCCGAACTGATGGTCGAACTCGAGGCGTCGGAAAAACGGCGCGAATACACCGAGCTGATCAAACGGCAGTTCGACCTCATGAACGGCATGACCCGCGAGGTGCTGGCCTTCGCCCGGGGCGAAAGCCGGCTGCTGATCCGCAAGGTTTTCCTCGCCCGGTTTCTGGACGAGGTCACCTCGCACCTGCGCCACGAACTGGCCGGCAAGGGGATCGAGATCACGATCGAGGCGAATTACAACGGCATCGCCTATTTCGACGAGCACAAGATCATGCGCGTCATCCACAACCTCGCCCGCAACGCCGCCGAGGCCATGCCGGCCGGCGGTCGCTTCTGCATCCGCACCAACGCCGACGAAAAGCACATCCATGTGGAGCTCTGCGACAACGGACCCGGCATACCGGAAAGTATCCTGAGCCGGCTGTTCACCCCCTTCGCCACCGCCGGCAAAAAGGGCGGGACCGGGCTCGGCCTCGCCATCGTCAAAAAGATCGTCGACGACCACGAAGGCGTCATCACCTGCACGTCAACACCCAGCGAAGGCACCCGCTTCCTCATCCGCCTCCCCCGCCGTGAAGACCCGCAAGCGGGATGATGGGGAATGCCCATCGCAACATCCACAGTGAACAATGAGGATGGAAGGGGCGCGTTATCGCCGGGCGGCATCCCGTCCGGTTCACCTACCCGACGCCGGTTGAACGGAAGCGGTCCAGCGCGTGCGAACCTTTCCGTGCTGGCCCTGCATTTTGCATTTTGCATTTTGCTTTCCTTTACAAAGTCCCCTCTTGCCCGTTAGTTTGCCGGTAGTGTCGTTCCCGCCTTTCGTTATTACCCTTTATGGCATCCGTAGGTACTTCCGATCACCCCCTGCGCGTCGCGATCGTCGGCGCCGGCCCCGCCGGCTTTTACGCCGCGGCGCACCTCCTCAAGCAGCCTGACCTCGCCGTCGAAGTGGATTTGTTCGACCGGCTGCCGACCCCGTTCGGCCTCGTGCGCGGAGGTGTCGCCCCCGATCACCAGAAGATCAAGTCCGTCACCCGTCAGTACGACAAGACGGCGCAGGACCCGCGTTTCCGGTTCTTCGGCAACGTGTCCCTCGGTCAGGATGTGACCGTGGAAGACCTCCGGACGTACTACCACATGATCTGCTACACGACGGGCACCCAGACCGACCGCAGCCTCGGCATCCCCGGCGAAGACCTCGCCGGCAGCCATTCGGCCACGGCGTTCGTCGCCTGGTACAACGGGCACCCCGATTTTCGCGACCTGACGTTCGACCTCTCCCGGGAGCGCGTCGCCGTGGTCGGGGTGGGCAACGTGGCCGTCGATGTCGCGCGCATCTTGTGCCGCACGCCGGCCGAGCTTGAGCAGACGGATATCGCCGACTACGCGCTGGAGGCGCTCCGCCACAGCAAGGTCCGGGAAGTGGTCATGCTGGGCCGGCGCGGGCCGGCGCAGGCGGCCTTCACCAATCCGGAGGTCAAGGAGCTGGGCGAGATGGAGGATGCGGACGCGTACACGCTGCTCGACGAGGTGACGCTCGACCCGCTCAGCAAGGCCGAGCTCGAAAAGAACCCCGACCGCACGATCGAGCGGAAGATCGAAATCCTCCAGGAGCTGGCCGCGGATCGGCCGCATACCAAATCGAAAAAACTCGTCATCCGATTCCTGGTGTCGCCCACGGAGATCCTGGGGGACGAACACGGGCATGTCCGCGCGATCCGGCTGGAGAAAAACGAACTGTACGAAGACAACCGGGGCGGCGTCCGCCCCCGGGGCACCGGGGAGATCGAGGAGATGCCGGTCGGTCTCGTATTCCGCTCCGTCGGCTACAAAGGCTTGCCGCTCCCGGGCATCCCGTTCAACGAGAAGGCCGGCCTGATCAACAATGTCAGCGGCCGCGTGGTCGATACGGCCGGGAAGCCGGTGATCGGCGAATACACCGCCGGCTGGATCAAGCGCGGTCCGAGCGGGGTGATCGGCACGAACAAGGCCTGCGCCGTGGACACCGTCGAGCTCATGCTTGCCGACGCGGCCGCCGGCACCTGCCTCGCGCCGGCGCACCCCACCGCCGCCGAAGCCGAAGCCTTTGTCCGCAGCCGGCAGCCCAACGTGTTCACCTACGCCGACTGGCTGAGGCTCGACGCCCTCGAATCCGAAAAAGGGCAGGCGCTGGGCCGTCCGCGCGTCAAGTTCACGGATATCGACGCCATGGTGGCCGCCGTCCTGCGCTGACGCGCACCCGATCCGCCAACCGGATCTCACGTACGTCGACGGGCATGTTGAGCCGGCCTGTTGTCGATCTGCTCCCCCCATCAACGCAGGTGCAGCCATGCCCCGTTATGCCGTCTTCGTCCTCCTCGCCGCCTTCATCGGTTGCGAGTCCACCCCTCCCGAAACGAGCGCCGCGCCCCCTCCCGGGACGCCCAACATCCTGTGGCTGGTCGGCGAAAACATGAAGCTCGACCTCGGCATCTATGGCGCCGGCCAGGTCTATACCCCGCATCTCGACTCGCTGGCCCGCCAGGGCATCCGCTACACCCGCGTGTTCGCCACGTCGCCCGTGTGCGCGCCGAGCCGCTCCGCGTTTATGACGGGGATGTACCAGACAACGACCGACACCCACAACATGCGTTCGCACCGGTCGGACGACTACCGGCTTCCCGATGGCGTCCGCCCGATGACGCATCGCCTCCAGGACGCCGGCTACTTCACCGCGAACATCAAGTACATCGATAGCCTGGAAGTAGGAACCGCCAAGCTGGACCTGAACTTCGTCAACGAAGGCCCCATCTATCAGTCGGACGACTGGTCGGCGTTATCCGCCCACCAACCGTTCTTCGCGCAAATCAACATGCCGGAGAGCGAATACGACATCTACGATCGCCAGTCCTGGCGGCACGAACGCGTGAAATGGTACGGGGAGGATCAGCACCCGAAAATCGCCACGCCCGAGAACGTGACGCCGCCCCCGTATTATCCCGATCACCCGGTGGTACGCGAGGAATGGGCGCGCTACCTGAATTCGATTTCCGGGATGGATGTGCGCATCGGCTGGATCCTCGACCGTCTGCGGCGCGACGGCCTGGCCGACAATACGATCATCGTCTTCTTCGGAGACAACGGACGCATGGAGCCCCGCGGCATCCACTGGATGTGGGATACGGGATTGCACGTCCCGATGATCGTCTACTATCCGCCGGGTATGGAGGCCCCGCCGCAATTCACGCGAGGGGGCGTGATCGAGGATGTCGTGAGTCTGCTCGATGTGACCGCGACGACGCTCTGGATGGCCGGCGTCGAAAAACCGCTGAACATGCAGAGCCGCGTCTTCCTCGGGGAGCACCCCGATCCGCCCCGCGCGTTTGCCTTCAGCGCCCGCGACCGGATCGACGAGACGGTGAACCGCATCCGGTCCGTCCGCGAATCCCGCTATCACTACATCCGCAACTACATGCCCGAGATGGGGTTCGCGTCGCTGAACCGGTACAAGGAGAAGTGTTTCATCATCCAGCCGCTCATGCGCGAGATGCTCGCCGCCGGCACCCTGACCGGGCCTCCCCTGGAGCTGATGCAACCATTGCCCTACGAACAGCTCTACGACACGGAAGCCGATCCGCACGAGATCGTGAACCTTGCCGGCTCCAACGACCCGGCGCACCGCGACGCGCTCCTGCGGCTACGCGCGGCGCTCGATACGTGGATACAGGAAACCGGTGACCGTGGCGAATGGCCCGAGCCGGACTCGATCGTGGCGCCCTTCGAACAGGAGATGCACGACTGGTTCGGTACGCCGGCCTGGTATCGGCCGGCGTCTACGCGTTAACGGCGTCCCCCCTGACGGCGCCCTCCGCTGCTCGAACGCCCCCCTCCGGACCGCCCGCCCGAGCGTGACGACTTGCGGCCGCTGCTGGACCACTCTTCTTCCGTGCTTTCACGGCGCGGCGGTTCAGGGACGGGCTCGCGATAGACAAACGGGCCCTGCTCCAGGTCGAGTTCATCGACGAGCATGGCCAGCAGCTCCGGTTCTTCGCCGGCGAGCTGCTGGACGAGCGGAATAAACCGCTCGCCGCGCACGCGGGTAAGGTTCGTCTTCCCGCGCAGATGCGCCTCCAGGCGCTCCCGCATGGCCTCCTGATCGGTCTCGACAAGCTCTTCCGGGGCATCCTCGGGTTCGGCGAGCCGGCCCAGCGAGTGGGCGAGGTAGAGGTCATCCACCAGAATGCTGAGCAGCGTCGGCTTCTCCTGCGCCAGGGCCTCGACGAGCGACACGAACCGGTTGAGGTGCTCCTTTGCGCGGACCGTCTTTTCGCGCATCCGTTCTTCCAGAACGTTGGTCATCCGGTCGGCGACGCGCGCTTCCACGTCTTCGGTGCTCGGTACCGCGTGCTGCTGGGTATCGATCCCGTATTTCTTCGTGATGCGCAGCAGGCTGTTTTTGTCAGTCTGCGTCAGGATCACGATGGCCGTTCCGGTTTTGCCGGCGCGGGCCGTACGTCCGGAGCGATGGATGTAGTACTCGGGGTCCTGCGGCACGTCGTACATGAACACGTGGCTCAGATCCGAAATGTCGATACCGCGCGCGGCCACATCCGTGGCGACGAGATAGCGCAACTCGCCGTTGCGGATGCGATCCATCACCCGCTCACGTGCCCGCTGGTCGAGATCGCCCGAGATCTCGCTGGCATCGTAGCCAAAGTTGCGCAGGAACTTGGACAGATACTCGACATCGCGCTTCGTGTTGGCGAAGATGATGGCCGAGTCCGGATTCTCCATTTCCATGATGCGCACCAGCACCCGATCCTTCTCCATCGGATTGGCGATGTAGTAGCGGTGCTCGATGGCATCGACGCCGACATGGCCGGAGCTGAGCGACAGAAAACCCGGATCGTTCAGAAACTCTTCGGCCAGCGAGCGCACCTTCGGCGGCATCGTGGCGCTGAACATGTAGGAGTTGCGCGAACGGGGCAGGTAGCGGCGGAGCGCCTTCATGGCCGGGTAAAAGCCCATCGACAACATCTCGTCGGCCTCGTCGAGGACGAGCACCTGGAGTTCGTCGAGCGTGAAGGTGCGGCGCTCGAGATGGTCGAGGATACGACCCGGCGTCCCGATGACAACCTGCGCCCCGCCTTTGAGCGAGGCATTCTGCGTCTTGTAGCGGACGCCGCCGTATACGAGCGCGGCCTCGAGGCGATGCTCATCATCGACAAACGCCTGCTGCATGCTTTCAAACTCCTCGTGGATCTGCCGCGCGAGTTCGCGCGTCGGGCAGAGCAGGAGGGCCTGGGTCGTCGCCTTTTCCGGGTCGAGTCGCTCGAAGAGCGGCAGCAGGAAGGCGCCGGTCTTGCCGCTGCCCGTTCTGGACTGGACGATCAGATCGCGTCCGGCCACGAGATACGGGATGGAGAGCTGCTGCACCGGCATGAGCTGGTTCCATCCGGCCGAGGCGACGGCTCGCCGAATAGGCTCGGAAAGCGATTCGATGGTTGCCTGGGGCAGCGGTGGATCCGGTTCCTGGAGAGACGAGGTGGTACGCTGCTCACGGGCTTTTTCCTGAGCTCTCGACGTCAGGTCGATGATCTGGGTAAAAGGTTTACCCGATTCTTCAGAGATCATAAAGTATCAAACTATTCCCCACCCGTTCGACAGGAGGGTACACGATATAGGCGTCTTACTCTCGTTTCAGACGTGCGTTCATTCGTAAGAAGCAGGAGGCCGGCCGGGCGTCGATGAGGGCGCTGCCGTCGGCGGCATGGGAGGGGCTGACTACATGGCCAGGCCGCCATCAACCAGGAGCACTTGCCCCGTAATATAGTCCGCAAGGGAGGAGGACAGAAAAAGGACGGCGGAGGCGATTTCTTCCGGGCGGGCCGTGCGGCCTACCGGAATCTGACCGGTCAGTTCCTCACGCGCCTTTTCAGGCAGTTCTGCGGTCATGTCGGTATCGACATAACCGGGCGCGACGACGTTGACGGTCACCCCGCGGCGGCCCAGTTCCTTGGCCAGACTTTTCGAAAACCCGATGATGCCGGCCTTGGACGCGGCATAATTCGCCTGCCCGGCATTACCCATAACGCCGACCACCGAGGAAATGTTGACGATCTTGCCGGCGCGTTGCTTCATCATCGGCCGGTAGGCGGCCTTGGCGTAGTTGAATACGCTCTTCAAATTCGTCTCGATCACCGCGTCCCAGTCCTCTTCCGACATGCGGATCATGAGGCCGTCGCGGGTGATGCCGGCGTTGTTGACCACCACGTCGATCGAACCCCAGGCCTCGATGATGGCCTCGACGGTCTTCTGCGCGTCGTCAAACGAGGCAGCGTCGACCTGGAATGCTAGGGCCTCCGTGCCTTTTTGTTCGAGTTCCTTGCGGAAGGCCTCGGCCTGCTCGACGGAAGAGCGGAACGTAAACGCTACGCGCGCGCCGGCGTCGGCAAACGCCTCGGCGATGGAACGGCCGATACCGCGGGTACCACCGGTGACCAGAACATGCTTTCCTTTGAAATCGAACGACATGATGGGGAGGGCTTAGGCGTTGGCGCGCGCGGCGGCGCTGGCGGTGGAATGGACGTCGGCCCCGTTGTAGGCCCATTTGACATACGCGGCGCCCCAGGTGAATCCGCCGCCGAAAGCGGTAAGAATCAGGTTGTCGCCCTTCTTGAGGTCGGCCTCCCAGTCATGGAGGCACAGCGGGATCGTCGCGGCGGTCGTATTGCCGTACCGCTCGATGTTGAGCATCACCTTGTCGTTGTCCACGCCCATGCGTCGGGCGGTCGCGTCGATGATGCGCTGGTTGGCCTGGTGCGGAACGAGGTAGCGGATATCCTCGCCGGTGAGTTCGTTCCGTTTCATGATCTCCTCGGCCACATCGGCCATCCCGACCACCGCGTATTTAAACACCGTCTTGCCGTCCTGGTAGGCATAATGCAGGCGCGCGTCGACCGTGTCGTGCGAGGCCGGCTTCAGGCTGCCGCCGGCGGGCATGCACAGCGCGGCGGAGTTCGATCCGTCGGTATATTCGATCGTATCGACGATGCCATACCCCTCGGTGTCCGCCTCCAGCAACACGGCGCCGGCGCCGTCCCCAAAAAGAACGCACGTCGTGCGGTCCGTATAGTCGACGATGCTCGACATCTTGTCGGCGCCGATCACGAGCACCTTTTTGTGCCGGCCGGAGGTGATGAACGACGCGCCGGTAGACAGCGCGAAAAGGAATCCACTGCACGCGGCGGACAAATCGAAGCCCCAGGCGCGCGTCGCGCCGATCTGGGCCTGGACCAGGCACGCCGTGGCGGGAAACACCATATCCGGCGTCACGGTCGCCACGATGATGAGGTCAATTTCCTCGGCGCCGATGCCTCGTTTCTGGAGCGCCTCGCGGGCCGCCTCGGCCGCCATGAACGCGGTAGCCTTGCCTTCTTCCTTCAGGATGCGGCGCTCACGAATTCCGGTGCGCGTACGGATCCACTCGTCCGTGGTATCCACCATCTTTTCCAGTTCGGCATTCGTCAACCGGTAGGAGGGCAAATAGTGACCGACGGCGGTGATAGCAGCCTGCAACATAAGCATCTAGACTGTGGGATAAATACGAAGGGGCCCGGACGGCTCAGTCGCTGAAATTGTCGGAAAGCCGGTCCGACAGGTGCTGACTGACGACCCGGGAGGCCGTCACGATCAGCTGCTCGATGGCGCGCGCCGTGGAGCTGCCATGGCCGATCAGCACGTTGCCGGCGATGCCGAGCAGCGGCGCGCCCCCGTACTCTTCGTAGTTGAACCGCTTCTGGATACTGCCCAGCAGGGTTTTGACCAGTTGCCGCTGTTCGAGTGTGAACTGGAGCCGGTCCATTTCTTCGGCCACCATCGTAGAGAGCACGGTGGTCATGCAGCTCTCGCCGAACTTGAGGACGATGTTGCCCACGAATCCGTCGAAGACAACGACATCGGCAGCATAGTTGAGCAGATCGCGCCCTTCGATGTTGCCGATAAAATTGATGGTAGTGTCCGCCTTGAGCAGTTCGTAGGCGGCTTTGGCCTGTTCGTTACCCTTGCCGGGTTCTTCTCCGATGTTCATCAGCGCCACGGTGGGGCGAGGGCGCTGGAGCACCTGTTCGACGAAGATAGACCCCATCTGCGCGAACTG
Coding sequences within it:
- a CDS encoding DUF6702 family protein, whose product is MKHRFIPLLLTLLAGGILIAAGLPESRHEFHVSYARLAIEGRTGMMQIRLFKDDLESGLRQRFDRPDLTLRADPEMDSLFSLYLNEKLVLSMGDAVVKGALVSSGEEMQNGIPVWWYTIMYEAPADFSTMHIQHDVLLEMFEDQKNVFRVKHFPSEQEWSLYFVAGDSDYDLSLG
- a CDS encoding M1 family metallopeptidase; the protein is MYSRITLARVLTVALIASFWMPATTAAQNWRNVDGDVRSQNHSMFRTLDQWPDPTTSRTAAGFPGRDYWQQRADYRIEAALDTVSQSLRGSERITYHNNSPDELDFLWVQLDQNVRSIEHSRTYQIEDALPDSIPPRFRQFFNPDHFDGGYTISRVQLVDAGGKLKDAHHVIRNTIMRVDLDKPLASGETVQFEIDWSFPIPDDGRGAKERVKDGWLYEMAQWFPRMSVYDDVNGWQTEQFYGQGEFYLNFGNYDVKLTVPWNHIVEATGMLQNPEEVLTKTQRDRLEKAYQSQEPVFIVRPEEVMTPESRPKQRGTLTWHFKAENVRDFAWVSSKTYVWDAAGYTYRPGQTPIHLHSLYPRDAMPLWDKVSTRAIAVTMESYGKMSLEYPYPKAANIHGPVFGMEYPMIAFCGARPQPDGTYSDAVERALIGVTIHEVGHNWFPMIVASDERKWTWMDEGLNSFLQYYGEQTYATNFKNTPIWTQTTDGTFPSRRGPAKNIVDYMRDERQVPIMTESDIIQNNFGNNGYSKPAAGLFMLREHILGPETFDDAFRKYSEKWAFKHPQPADFFRSLEETAGENLSWFWRGWFYTTYANDQAIASVSEQASDDLLGNSDRGQHYYRIEVKNDGQLIMPVELEVTYDDGTTERFDMPADVWRSNENSFKKGFFSNKKVARVVLDPDEAFADIDREDNVWEAPEVTPPAEQSND
- a CDS encoding sulfatase, which codes for MPRYAVFVLLAAFIGCESTPPETSAAPPPGTPNILWLVGENMKLDLGIYGAGQVYTPHLDSLARQGIRYTRVFATSPVCAPSRSAFMTGMYQTTTDTHNMRSHRSDDYRLPDGVRPMTHRLQDAGYFTANIKYIDSLEVGTAKLDLNFVNEGPIYQSDDWSALSAHQPFFAQINMPESEYDIYDRQSWRHERVKWYGEDQHPKIATPENVTPPPYYPDHPVVREEWARYLNSISGMDVRIGWILDRLRRDGLADNTIIVFFGDNGRMEPRGIHWMWDTGLHVPMIVYYPPGMEAPPQFTRGGVIEDVVSLLDVTATTLWMAGVEKPLNMQSRVFLGEHPDPPRAFAFSARDRIDETVNRIRSVRESRYHYIRNYMPEMGFASLNRYKEKCFIIQPLMREMLAAGTLTGPPLELMQPLPYEQLYDTEADPHEIVNLAGSNDPAHRDALLRLRAALDTWIQETGDRGEWPEPDSIVAPFEQEMHDWFGTPAWYRPASTR
- a CDS encoding GAF domain-containing sensor histidine kinase; protein product: MPAPQGPPPSLRANALDPKALEAQLLTERKKLVLVQEVGRALSSGIDLEALLELIMENITLLMEADRSTLYILSDDRTSLWSRLAQGDEAMKIQLKVGEGIAGWVVATGETLNIPDAYNDARFQPAFDKKTGYRTQTILCMPMHNHEGDTIGAVQVLNKRDGTFDAGDESLLGALASQAAIAIENTKLNESLVNKNIALSRAQRELEQRSREINVLYAIEREMHAAHDLDELLDRILKEAIAAVGAEAGSVALRSRTQGDLRFHTTAGEHEDRVIRQRIPMGVGIIGWVAARGEPALVNDPENDDRVAHAFADEVGARPRNLLCVPLILGDETVGALELMDKKEPTTREDGACKGFDEDDQRLLQLIAGQASRSIQLARAKMDRENENRLATIGQMMAGVMHDLKTPMTIVSWYAELMVELEASEKRREYTELIKRQFDLMNGMTREVLAFARGESRLLIRKVFLARFLDEVTSHLRHELAGKGIEITIEANYNGIAYFDEHKIMRVIHNLARNAAEAMPAGGRFCIRTNADEKHIHVELCDNGPGIPESILSRLFTPFATAGKKGGTGLGLAIVKKIVDDHEGVITCTSTPSEGTRFLIRLPRREDPQAG
- the fabG gene encoding 3-oxoacyl-[acyl-carrier-protein] reductase codes for the protein MSFDFKGKHVLVTGGTRGIGRSIAEAFADAGARVAFTFRSSVEQAEAFRKELEQKGTEALAFQVDAASFDDAQKTVEAIIEAWGSIDVVVNNAGITRDGLMIRMSEEDWDAVIETNLKSVFNYAKAAYRPMMKQRAGKIVNISSVVGVMGNAGQANYAASKAGIIGFSKSLAKELGRRGVTVNVVAPGYVDTDMTAELPEKAREELTGQIPVGRTARPEEIASAVLFLSSSLADYITGQVLLVDGGLAM
- a CDS encoding beta-ketoacyl-ACP synthase III, encoding MLQAAITAVGHYLPSYRLTNAELEKMVDTTDEWIRTRTGIRERRILKEEGKATAFMAAEAAREALQKRGIGAEEIDLIIVATVTPDMVFPATACLVQAQIGATRAWGFDLSAACSGFLFALSTGASFITSGRHKKVLVIGADKMSSIVDYTDRTTCVLFGDGAGAVLLEADTEGYGIVDTIEYTDGSNSAALCMPAGGSLKPASHDTVDARLHYAYQDGKTVFKYAVVGMADVAEEIMKRNELTGEDIRYLVPHQANQRIIDATARRMGVDNDKVMLNIERYGNTTAATIPLCLHDWEADLKKGDNLILTAFGGGFTWGAAYVKWAYNGADVHSTASAAARANA
- a CDS encoding FAD-dependent oxidoreductase, whose product is MASVGTSDHPLRVAIVGAGPAGFYAAAHLLKQPDLAVEVDLFDRLPTPFGLVRGGVAPDHQKIKSVTRQYDKTAQDPRFRFFGNVSLGQDVTVEDLRTYYHMICYTTGTQTDRSLGIPGEDLAGSHSATAFVAWYNGHPDFRDLTFDLSRERVAVVGVGNVAVDVARILCRTPAELEQTDIADYALEALRHSKVREVVMLGRRGPAQAAFTNPEVKELGEMEDADAYTLLDEVTLDPLSKAELEKNPDRTIERKIEILQELAADRPHTKSKKLVIRFLVSPTEILGDEHGHVRAIRLEKNELYEDNRGGVRPRGTGEIEEMPVGLVFRSVGYKGLPLPGIPFNEKAGLINNVSGRVVDTAGKPVIGEYTAGWIKRGPSGVIGTNKACAVDTVELMLADAAAGTCLAPAHPTAAEAEAFVRSRQPNVFTYADWLRLDALESEKGQALGRPRVKFTDIDAMVAAVLR
- a CDS encoding DEAD/DEAH box helicase; protein product: MQQLSIPYLVAGRDLIVQSRTGSGKTGAFLLPLFERLDPEKATTQALLLCPTRELARQIHEEFESMQQAFVDDEHRLEAALVYGGVRYKTQNASLKGGAQVVIGTPGRILDHLERRTFTLDELQVLVLDEADEMLSMGFYPAMKALRRYLPRSRNSYMFSATMPPKVRSLAEEFLNDPGFLSLSSGHVGVDAIEHRYYIANPMEKDRVLVRIMEMENPDSAIIFANTKRDVEYLSKFLRNFGYDASEISGDLDQRARERVMDRIRNGELRYLVATDVAARGIDISDLSHVFMYDVPQDPEYYIHRSGRTARAGKTGTAIVILTQTDKNSLLRITKKYGIDTQQHAVPSTEDVEARVADRMTNVLEERMREKTVRAKEHLNRFVSLVEALAQEKPTLLSILVDDLYLAHSLGRLAEPEDAPEELVETDQEAMRERLEAHLRGKTNLTRVRGERFIPLVQQLAGEEPELLAMLVDELDLEQGPFVYREPVPEPPRRESTEEEWSSSGRKSSRSGGRSGGGRSSSGGRRQGGRR
- the plsX gene encoding phosphate acyltransferase PlsX, with protein sequence MAIRVAVDAMGGDHAPSVVVQGAVQALQRAGGNLEILLVGPKAIVSEEMERCGNCEGLPIEIVDAPEVIGMGEQPASAVKNKPRSSIHVGLKAQKEGLADAFISAGNTGAVMAASLFILGRLPNVARPTLLGFIPTTKGKHTISVDMGTNVDCKPEHLVQFAQMGSIFVEQVLQRPRPTVALMNIGEEPGKGNEQAKAAYELLKADTTINFIGNIEGRDLLNYAADVVVFDGFVGNIVLKFGESCMTTVLSTMVAEEMDRLQFTLEQRQLVKTLLGSIQKRFNYEEYGGAPLLGIAGNVLIGHGSSTARAIEQLIVTASRVVSQHLSDRLSDNFSD